One Bacteroidota bacterium genomic region harbors:
- a CDS encoding response regulator produces MKLRKFKSIRSQLTFWFLLLSLSPIIVALAITYLQRANNIRVMEFNKLSAIRDLKVREVSNWIDERIGDLHNMAGDYEIRSLENVFGKTSLSEQDQEKISAAVELFKRNMLNYKVYSEIFFVKAGTGVVAISTISEVEGTNVAHNDYFTKPLQSGNFYIQDIYRLHETNKTEMAFSIPVYCIAHNAHIIGVLVCRIDLDNSLYKLLKNPVGLGSTGETLIVNKEGLALNELRWHDNAVLNLKISAEPALNAAKGNTGITKAKDYRGEKVLAAYTYIPQTGWGFVCKQDTYELNAPMREMLLNFVILFIISLVAISFVALFVSNSISKPIVAMNKAAQKIGAGDFSIRNQINSADELGSLALEFNKMAEMTESKIKINKGIADISETMIGKSGMQEFGKSLLKRLMKITDANMSTFYILNEGSMEYEHFASVGANEEMLKPFSAKNPQGEFGNALSTKNIFHIQNILADTIFKYNTVVGEAIPKEIITIPILVEESIIAIISLVNIQKFSKESLEILQQSWVSINTSYSNLIANERTRVLAEHLGRINQQLEAQTEELQDQAEELQDQAAELQQNAEELLEQNTELDAQRKQVEAANRLKSEFLSNMSHELRTPLNSIMALSRVLMMQANNKLSEEENHYLEIVERNGKRLLALINDILDLSKIEAGKMEIEPKPFSLSSFLSIIKENMQELAEQKGLSITLNIPDGINQIETDESRLHQVLTNIVGNAVKFTDKGTIAIEVKHDLEYAFIEVKDSGIGIAAEELPYIFDEFRQVDGTSSRQYEGTGLGLAIARKMMNILRGEIKAESEPGKGSIFTITIPIKWSEEFETPKSYHFEDTNISPGQNTILVIDDDPKTVKLISEYLNEAGYKTITTTSGKDALKLAEYHQPFAITLDIIMEDMDGWEVLQKLKSNLRTKDIPVIVVSVSDDRDTGIALGAVGFINKPVNKHTLISQIREIVELPHSVMIVDDNEFELTQISKIIESQNIKPILASGGKECLKLLEVKKPDILILDLIMPGMDGFTVLDEIRKNKETQNLPVIIVTAKDLSKEEKNRLSGNVSALISKSQVNSENLLSEIKRIIMELEITRKIRISENQDPKACILLVEDNPEAIIQVKTVLEKELYKVVVASGGRQALDYMKHNNPDGIILDLMMPDIDGFEVLEKLRATEKSQKTPVLILTAKDLTRKDMAKLSANNIQQLIHKGDVDIDGLLYKVKLMLGNGAKEEFKVDLPSLKPQQVKKEEPQQQATSNKQPATSLPNILIVEDNRDNLTTIKAILKGKYHISEAIDGEIGLRKAQSEKPDLILLDMSLPKKSGQKIIAELKANNETKHIPVVAVTAQAMKGDKEKFLKSGCDGYVSKPIDHLELLAEIGRLLSR; encoded by the coding sequence ATGAAACTACGAAAATTCAAAAGCATCCGGTCGCAATTAACTTTTTGGTTTCTGTTGCTATCGCTTTCGCCCATTATTGTTGCACTTGCCATCACATATCTTCAAAGGGCGAATAACATCAGGGTGATGGAATTTAATAAACTGTCGGCTATCAGGGATTTGAAGGTGCGCGAAGTATCTAACTGGATTGATGAAAGAATCGGTGATTTGCATAATATGGCTGGCGATTACGAGATCAGAAGCCTGGAGAATGTTTTTGGCAAAACCTCATTGTCTGAACAAGATCAGGAAAAAATATCAGCTGCCGTTGAACTGTTCAAAAGAAATATGCTCAATTATAAAGTTTACAGCGAAATATTTTTCGTTAAGGCCGGTACAGGTGTGGTTGCAATATCCACAATAAGTGAAGTTGAAGGCACCAATGTAGCCCATAACGATTATTTTACGAAACCGCTACAATCCGGGAATTTTTATATACAGGATATTTACCGCTTGCACGAAACCAATAAAACCGAAATGGCTTTTTCGATCCCGGTCTATTGCATAGCGCATAATGCGCATATAATTGGTGTTTTGGTATGCCGGATTGATCTTGATAATTCGTTATACAAGCTTTTGAAAAATCCGGTGGGATTGGGCAGTACTGGAGAAACATTGATCGTAAATAAAGAGGGGTTAGCTCTAAACGAACTTCGCTGGCATGATAATGCAGTGCTGAACCTGAAAATTTCTGCGGAACCGGCCTTGAATGCAGCAAAAGGAAATACCGGAATTACGAAAGCAAAAGATTATCGGGGCGAAAAAGTATTGGCGGCATATACCTATATACCCCAAACCGGATGGGGCTTTGTTTGCAAACAGGACACCTATGAGTTAAATGCCCCCATGCGTGAAATGCTTTTAAACTTTGTAATTCTGTTCATCATCTCTTTAGTTGCTATTTCATTCGTTGCATTATTTGTCAGCAATTCTATTTCCAAACCCATTGTTGCCATGAACAAAGCTGCTCAAAAAATTGGGGCAGGCGATTTTTCCATCCGAAACCAAATCAATTCTGCTGATGAATTGGGTTCTTTGGCTCTTGAGTTTAATAAAATGGCAGAAATGACCGAATCGAAAATCAAGATCAATAAAGGAATAGCAGATATTTCAGAAACCATGATTGGTAAATCCGGCATGCAGGAGTTTGGCAAATCGCTGCTCAAACGATTGATGAAAATAACCGATGCCAACATGAGCACTTTCTATATTCTGAACGAGGGAAGCATGGAATATGAACATTTTGCATCGGTAGGTGCCAATGAAGAAATGCTTAAACCTTTCAGTGCTAAGAACCCACAAGGAGAATTTGGCAATGCATTGTCCACTAAAAATATTTTTCACATACAAAATATACTGGCCGATACCATTTTTAAGTATAATACTGTTGTGGGAGAAGCCATCCCAAAAGAAATTATTACCATTCCTATCCTTGTTGAGGAAAGCATAATTGCAATCATTTCACTAGTAAACATTCAGAAATTCAGCAAGGAAAGCCTGGAAATACTCCAACAATCTTGGGTAAGCATCAACACTTCATATTCAAATTTAATAGCTAACGAAAGAACGAGGGTTTTAGCTGAGCATTTAGGACGGATTAACCAACAACTTGAGGCCCAAACCGAAGAATTGCAGGATCAGGCAGAAGAATTGCAGGATCAGGCTGCTGAGTTGCAACAAAATGCGGAAGAACTTCTGGAACAAAATACTGAGTTGGATGCACAGAGAAAACAAGTGGAAGCCGCAAATAGACTAAAAAGCGAATTCCTTTCCAACATGAGTCATGAGTTGCGTACCCCGTTGAATTCAATCATGGCGCTTTCACGGGTTTTAATGATGCAGGCAAATAATAAACTTAGTGAAGAAGAAAACCATTATCTCGAAATAGTTGAACGCAATGGCAAAAGGCTTTTAGCACTCATCAACGATATTCTCGATCTTTCGAAAATTGAAGCAGGGAAAATGGAGATAGAACCAAAACCATTTTCTCTATCATCATTCCTTTCAATCATAAAAGAGAATATGCAAGAATTGGCCGAGCAGAAAGGGCTTTCCATAACCTTGAATATTCCTGATGGCATAAATCAAATAGAAACCGACGAATCGCGACTTCATCAGGTATTAACGAATATTGTTGGGAATGCCGTAAAATTTACAGATAAAGGAACTATTGCGATTGAAGTGAAACATGATTTAGAATATGCATTTATTGAAGTTAAGGATAGCGGTATAGGAATTGCTGCCGAAGAACTTCCATATATTTTTGATGAGTTCAGGCAGGTAGACGGAACCTCTTCACGCCAATATGAAGGTACAGGCCTGGGCTTGGCTATTGCACGAAAAATGATGAATATTTTGAGAGGTGAAATTAAGGCTGAAAGTGAACCGGGGAAAGGCTCAATTTTCACCATTACTATTCCAATAAAATGGTCTGAGGAATTTGAAACACCTAAGTCATATCATTTCGAAGACACCAACATAAGTCCCGGACAAAATACCATACTGGTAATTGATGATGATCCAAAAACGGTAAAACTCATTTCGGAATACCTCAACGAAGCCGGATACAAAACCATCACTACTACCAGCGGAAAAGATGCCCTGAAACTTGCTGAATACCATCAGCCTTTTGCCATAACCCTGGACATTATAATGGAAGATATGGATGGTTGGGAAGTTTTGCAAAAATTAAAAAGTAATTTAAGAACCAAAGACATACCAGTAATTGTGGTTTCTGTTTCCGATGACCGGGATACAGGAATTGCATTGGGCGCTGTTGGATTTATTAATAAGCCTGTCAATAAACATACATTGATATCCCAGATTAGGGAGATTGTCGAATTGCCACATTCTGTAATGATAGTTGATGATAATGAATTTGAATTGACCCAAATATCAAAAATAATCGAGTCGCAAAATATAAAACCCATTTTAGCAAGCGGAGGAAAGGAATGCCTCAAATTATTAGAAGTAAAAAAACCCGATATATTGATCCTTGATCTGATCATGCCCGGGATGGATGGGTTTACGGTTTTGGATGAAATACGCAAGAACAAAGAAACCCAAAACTTGCCTGTAATTATTGTAACAGCAAAAGATTTAAGTAAAGAAGAGAAAAACAGACTAAGTGGAAACGTTTCGGCCCTTATTTCAAAAAGCCAGGTGAATTCTGAAAATTTATTGAGTGAAATTAAGCGGATTATCATGGAACTTGAAATAACCAGAAAAATCCGTATTTCAGAAAATCAGGATCCAAAAGCTTGTATTCTTCTGGTAGAGGATAATCCGGAAGCAATCATTCAGGTAAAAACCGTATTAGAAAAAGAGCTTTATAAAGTAGTTGTGGCAAGTGGGGGCCGGCAGGCACTGGACTACATGAAACATAACAATCCCGACGGAATTATCCTCGACCTGATGATGCCTGATATCGATGGGTTTGAGGTTTTAGAGAAACTTCGGGCCACCGAGAAGAGTCAAAAAACACCGGTCCTAATTTTAACGGCCAAAGATTTGACCCGAAAGGATATGGCAAAACTCAGTGCCAATAATATTCAGCAACTCATCCACAAAGGCGATGTTGATATTGACGGTTTGCTTTATAAAGTAAAACTCATGTTAGGAAATGGGGCAAAAGAAGAATTCAAAGTTGACCTGCCTTCGCTAAAGCCACAGCAGGTGAAAAAGGAAGAACCGCAGCAACAAGCAACAAGCAACAAGCAACCAGCAACAAGCCTTCCAAATATACTCATCGTAGAAGACAATCGTGACAATTTAACAACGATAAAAGCCATTTTAAAAGGGAAATACCATATATCAGAAGCTATTGATGGTGAAATAGGGTTAAGGAAGGCACAATCGGAAAAACCGGATTTGATTCTTCTTGATATGTCGCTCCCCAAAAAGAGTGGTCAAAAGATAATAGCAGAATTGAAAGCAAATAATGAAACTAAACACATCCCTGTTGTTGCAGTTACAGCTCAGGCTATGAAAGGTGATAAGGAAAAATTCTTAAAGTCGGGATGTGATGGATATGTGTCGAAACCGATTGATCATCTGGAATTACTTGCAGAGATTGGGAGGTTGTTGAGTAGGTGA
- a CDS encoding PAS domain S-box protein yields the protein MKKILAIDDQQDNLTTLKAVIKSQMPDCMVLTALSGKVGIEIAQKEQPDTILLDIIMPKMDGYEVCKKLKADELTKHIPIIMVTAIKTDSESRVKGLNLGADAFLSKPIDAVELMAQIKVMLRIKEAEDKLRKDKNMLEELVRERTKKLTESEEQFRLIAENTSDNIGITTFDLKAKYLYVSPSIKSVLGYEEEDLIGKSFFDFIHPDDKKLLLPLLAEYVRSKAKKLFTGKELPTSRTIEFRFKNKAGEWRFLQSALNIAGEHILAVSRDITEQKAFESKLKSNERMLRDIIDTSPNLIFVKDRNGKYLLVNKAMADYHRTTPEKLIGTYDYQLAKDYFKTNDYNELRKTERNVIYTKNPFHLIEDHFINDFGDERWFQTVMLPFDNADNQNCIMIIAIDVTDFVRTREALKESNLRFQELVELLPEAVIETDQNLTITYANKRAKKLSGFSKNDIAKGVYGLDLLIPEDRERARAYFNNRAKGLSPPRTIQYQAIKKDGTKFHVHFHASPIIKDGSFKGIRAVIVDVSGQIKIEQELLDSRDQYESLFNQIADPVIVFDQETKLFLHFNTEMITKYGFSASELYKMTPHDLHPADADLEQINRNINDKTHDTPNEYIHKGKDGTLFYVETHTQEIFYNGREAWITIIRDITDRKKTENNLRKSEQDFRGLFENSHDAIIIFAPESEIVLDVNERACKLYGLSRGEFIGMSLKNISHDVAEGEKKVQRILKEGFFNQLETIHYKKDGNPLYLEINASMVEFGGQKAILSNNRDITERKLAEDAYHESTEKYQNIFNSINDAIFIMKDYIFTSCNPRTLEMFECSEEDILGHPPSDFSPEYQPDGKSSTLKAQEKIDAVMAGMPQSFEWVHLKKNGSQFIAEVSLNKMTLKDGEYINAILRDITERKRSEKIQKVLYNISDAVSTSKNIEEFIVAVKEELGNIIDTTNYYIAFYTKQTDTFYIPFYADEYDDSELFPAGKSMSKYVVKNRKSLLATYVQQQEMADKGLIEFVGTRSKTWLGVPLEVDGEVMGVLAVQSYTDENAYNETDLKLLEFVSDQISISLERKKNEQDLKVALAKATESDQLKSVFLATMSHELRTPLNAIIGFSDIINKDLPIDDIVQFNQTINNSGNHLLTIVEDLFDITLIDTGEIKIIPEVINIGSLLNEVKEIIKIEQQKLKKNEVELKLIIPPEGNGLMIKTDPARLKQILINLLKNALKFTDKGSVKFGFTLNMVSEPQVTERSRSTELKFFVIDTGIGIPKDKQKLIFDIFRQVEDTDTRKYGGTGIGLSISKKLSQLLGGDIWIESEKGRGSSFFFTIPMEQSIAVNTSITNGNDLKGNPKDNIILVVEDDEPSFEFLKVILSKSGYKIIWALNGEEAVTICKENMDIDLVLMDINMPVMNGYDATKAIKKLRPSLPIIAQTAYAVSGDREKAIAAGCDDYISKPIKNELLLDKIGKLFSNL from the coding sequence ATGAAAAAAATACTAGCAATCGACGACCAACAAGATAATTTAACCACCCTAAAGGCGGTTATAAAAAGCCAAATGCCGGATTGTATGGTTTTGACTGCTTTGTCGGGGAAAGTAGGGATTGAAATAGCCCAAAAAGAACAACCCGACACCATTCTGTTGGATATCATCATGCCAAAAATGGATGGTTATGAGGTTTGTAAAAAACTCAAGGCCGATGAATTGACCAAACATATCCCGATCATCATGGTAACAGCCATTAAAACCGATTCAGAAAGTCGTGTTAAAGGGCTTAATTTAGGTGCGGATGCTTTTCTTTCAAAACCAATCGATGCGGTTGAACTCATGGCTCAGATAAAAGTTATGCTCCGAATCAAGGAAGCGGAAGATAAATTGCGTAAGGATAAAAACATGCTGGAAGAGTTGGTCAGGGAACGAACCAAAAAGTTGACGGAAAGTGAAGAGCAATTTCGATTAATTGCAGAAAACACAAGCGATAATATTGGCATTACAACATTCGATCTCAAGGCGAAGTATCTTTATGTCAGTCCCTCCATAAAATCTGTTCTGGGTTATGAAGAGGAAGACTTGATCGGAAAATCTTTTTTCGATTTTATCCATCCTGACGATAAAAAATTATTACTCCCTTTGCTCGCAGAATACGTGAGATCAAAAGCTAAAAAATTATTCACGGGCAAGGAATTACCAACAAGCAGAACCATTGAATTCCGTTTTAAAAATAAAGCAGGCGAATGGCGTTTCCTTCAAAGCGCACTAAACATTGCGGGTGAGCATATTCTTGCGGTTTCGCGAGATATCACCGAACAAAAAGCTTTTGAATCAAAACTAAAAAGCAACGAAAGAATGCTCCGAGATATCATCGATACTTCTCCAAATTTAATTTTTGTAAAAGACAGGAATGGGAAATATCTGTTAGTAAACAAAGCAATGGCTGATTATCACAGGACAACTCCTGAAAAATTAATTGGGACCTATGATTATCAGTTAGCAAAAGATTATTTTAAAACGAATGATTATAATGAGCTTCGAAAAACAGAACGGAATGTCATCTACACCAAAAACCCATTTCATCTCATTGAAGATCATTTTATTAATGATTTTGGCGATGAACGATGGTTCCAAACAGTGATGCTTCCTTTCGACAACGCTGATAATCAAAACTGTATTATGATTATCGCTATTGATGTGACAGATTTTGTCAGGACACGAGAAGCACTTAAAGAAAGTAATCTTCGGTTTCAGGAATTGGTTGAATTATTACCGGAAGCTGTCATTGAAACTGACCAAAACTTAACAATAACTTACGCGAATAAGCGTGCCAAAAAGTTATCAGGCTTTTCCAAAAATGATATTGCTAAAGGGGTATATGGGCTCGATTTATTAATTCCTGAAGATCGGGAAAGGGCAAGAGCATACTTTAACAATCGTGCAAAAGGATTAAGCCCTCCAAGAACAATACAATATCAAGCCATAAAAAAAGATGGCACCAAATTTCATGTTCATTTTCATGCCAGTCCAATTATTAAGGATGGTTCATTTAAAGGAATCAGAGCTGTCATAGTCGATGTTTCCGGTCAAATAAAGATTGAACAGGAACTCCTTGATAGTCGTGATCAATATGAATCCCTTTTCAACCAAATCGCTGACCCAGTGATTGTTTTTGATCAGGAAACAAAATTATTTTTACATTTCAATACTGAGATGATCACAAAATATGGATTTTCAGCATCGGAATTGTATAAGATGACTCCCCATGATCTACATCCTGCTGATGCAGATTTGGAACAGATTAATAGGAACATCAATGATAAGACGCATGATACTCCAAACGAGTATATTCATAAAGGAAAAGACGGAACCCTTTTTTATGTTGAAACCCATACACAGGAAATCTTTTACAATGGCAGGGAAGCATGGATTACTATTATCAGAGACATCACCGATCGGAAGAAAACAGAAAATAATTTGAGGAAATCCGAGCAAGATTTCCGAGGTTTATTCGAGAATTCACACGATGCCATCATCATATTTGCGCCCGAAAGTGAAATAGTATTGGATGTGAACGAACGCGCGTGTAAACTATACGGTTTAAGTCGCGGCGAGTTTATTGGAATGTCGTTAAAAAACATTTCACACGATGTAGCTGAAGGAGAAAAAAAAGTTCAACGGATCCTGAAAGAAGGCTTTTTCAATCAACTTGAAACAATACATTACAAAAAAGACGGGAATCCATTATATCTGGAAATCAATGCTTCAATGGTTGAATTTGGGGGCCAAAAGGCTATTTTAAGTAATAATCGGGATATTACAGAACGTAAACTGGCCGAAGATGCATATCACGAAAGTACAGAGAAATATCAAAATATCTTCAATTCAATCAATGACGCAATTTTTATTATGAAGGATTACATCTTTACCTCTTGTAATCCAAGAACGCTCGAGATGTTTGAATGTAGTGAAGAAGATATATTAGGGCATCCTCCGAGTGATTTTTCACCGGAATATCAACCCGACGGAAAAAGCTCAACGCTCAAGGCTCAGGAAAAAATTGATGCTGTAATGGCAGGAATGCCACAATCCTTTGAATGGGTCCATTTGAAAAAAAATGGCAGTCAGTTTATCGCAGAAGTTTCATTAAACAAAATGACACTTAAAGATGGTGAATACATCAATGCAATATTAAGGGATATTACTGAACGTAAACGTTCAGAAAAAATCCAAAAAGTACTGTACAATATTTCTGATGCGGTGAGCACCAGTAAAAATATTGAAGAGTTTATTGTCGCTGTAAAAGAAGAATTAGGGAATATCATCGACACCACGAATTACTACATCGCTTTTTATACTAAACAAACCGATACCTTTTATATTCCATTTTATGCCGACGAATATGATGATTCCGAATTATTTCCTGCCGGGAAAAGCATGAGCAAGTATGTGGTAAAAAACCGAAAATCCTTATTGGCAACTTATGTACAACAACAAGAAATGGCAGATAAAGGGCTGATTGAATTCGTTGGGACTCGTTCTAAAACATGGCTTGGGGTGCCACTTGAAGTTGACGGAGAGGTCATGGGCGTGCTGGCTGTGCAAAGCTATACCGATGAAAATGCTTATAATGAAACCGATTTGAAATTACTTGAATTTGTATCTGATCAAATCAGCATTTCACTCGAACGAAAAAAAAATGAGCAGGATTTAAAGGTAGCACTTGCTAAAGCAACCGAATCCGACCAGTTGAAATCAGTGTTTCTGGCAACCATGTCGCACGAATTGCGAACGCCACTTAATGCCATTATTGGGTTTTCCGATATTATCAATAAAGATTTACCAATAGATGATATAGTCCAATTTAATCAGACGATTAATAACAGCGGGAACCATCTGCTTACAATCGTTGAGGATTTATTCGATATTACGCTTATTGATACAGGAGAAATAAAAATCATCCCAGAAGTTATTAACATAGGCTCTTTGCTTAATGAAGTAAAGGAAATAATAAAAATTGAACAGCAAAAACTTAAGAAGAATGAGGTTGAGTTGAAACTTATCATCCCGCCTGAAGGAAACGGTTTAATGATTAAAACTGATCCTGCACGGTTGAAACAAATTTTGATCAATCTATTAAAAAATGCCCTTAAGTTTACTGATAAAGGCTCTGTTAAGTTTGGCTTTACCTTAAATATGGTCAGTGAGCCTCAGGTTACTGAGCGTAGCCGAAGTACCGAACTGAAATTTTTTGTAATAGATACGGGTATAGGTATTCCAAAAGACAAACAGAAACTAATTTTCGATATTTTTCGTCAGGTTGAAGATACAGATACCAGAAAATATGGAGGAACAGGTATTGGATTGTCGATTTCAAAAAAATTATCACAGCTGCTTGGAGGTGATATTTGGATTGAATCGGAAAAGGGCCGGGGTAGTTCATTCTTTTTTACAATACCAATGGAACAAAGCATTGCAGTAAATACTTCTATAACTAATGGCAACGACTTAAAAGGCAACCCGAAGGATAATATAATTCTGGTGGTTGAGGATGATGAACCAAGTTTTGAATTTTTAAAAGTTATCCTAAGCAAGTCGGGCTATAAAATAATCTGGGCCCTAAATGGAGAGGAAGCAGTAACAATATGTAAAGAAAATATGGATATTGATTTAGTGCTGATGGATATCAATATGCCTGTTATGAATGGTTATGATGCGACAAAGGCCATAAAAAAGCTTCGTCCATCACTCCCGATCATAGCACAAACGGCATATGCTGTATCCGGGGACCGTGAAAAGGCAATAGCTGCCGGATGCGATGATTATATTTCAAAACCGATCAAAAATGAGTTGTTATTAGATAAAATTGGGAAATTATTTTCCAATTTATAA
- a CDS encoding four helix bundle protein encodes MNETKSTFETLEVWIKSREMRKKIAILSKSFPMEEKYKLMDQMIRASRSVTANISEGYGRFHFQENIQFCRQARGSLYELIDHLYVGLDEGYIDNDNFINHKTEIFELIKILNGYIKYLKERKEGEIR; translated from the coding sequence ATGAATGAAACAAAATCGACATTTGAAACTTTAGAGGTCTGGATTAAATCCAGAGAAATGCGAAAGAAAATAGCAATCCTTTCAAAAAGCTTTCCCATGGAAGAGAAATATAAACTAATGGATCAAATGATTCGGGCTTCACGCTCCGTTACTGCAAATATTTCAGAGGGTTATGGCAGATTTCATTTTCAGGAAAATATTCAGTTTTGCCGACAAGCAAGGGGATCATTATACGAACTAATTGACCATCTTTATGTAGGTTTAGATGAAGGGTATATTGATAATGACAATTTTATTAATCATAAAACTGAAATATTTGAACTTATAAAAATATTGAATGGATATATTAAATATCTGAAGGAGAGAAAAGAAGGAGAAATTAGGTAA
- a CDS encoding PAS domain S-box protein, producing the protein MKKSNEQLLKEIAQLQAKIADLEKSYEEHKNTENALKQSEERYNGIFQSMASCVAVYKPIDNGKNFIIVDFNQLAEKIENISKNEIIGRKVTEVFPGVLEFGIFKVFQNVLKTGKPEHFPVSVYKDERIQGYRENYVYKLSSGEIVAVYQDLTERKKVENELAKLQLLYDETEKAAKIGGWTFDIETMEQTWTDGIFCILEIDLSMGAPKVPKGITFIDPPYRQMAESAIQKSIENGEPYDQEWIVTTSKGNKRWVQAIANPHVENGKTIKISGSFQDITDRKQVEEALSKSEQKFKMLVTNIEEIIYLVDKNGIFTVSEGKGLEKLGLKPGQVVGMSVFDFYKDYPGILKGIKKALNGETNGIEVQIGPNYFTNWSTPHFNPEGEVIGLIGLAINITERKQAEIKLLKEKEYSDEMINALPGVFYQISNEGKFLNWNKDFEIVSGYSAEEMSKISPIDLFEGEDKKRIAESIAQVFSHGSVYVEANLTSKTGSKVPYFFTGKRIMIDALAVLVGMGMDVSELKKAENELKKHREHLEELVKERTKDLETKNKELDNAMKVFVGRELAIRNLQDRIRALEGK; encoded by the coding sequence ATGAAAAAATCTAATGAACAACTTCTAAAGGAGATCGCTCAATTACAGGCTAAAATTGCTGATCTGGAAAAATCTTACGAAGAACATAAGAATACTGAAAATGCGCTTAAGCAGAGTGAAGAACGATACAATGGCATCTTTCAAAGCATGGCAAGTTGTGTGGCCGTTTATAAACCTATCGATAATGGAAAGAATTTTATCATTGTTGATTTTAACCAGTTAGCCGAGAAAATTGAAAACATATCAAAAAATGAAATTATCGGGAGAAAAGTTACTGAGGTTTTTCCGGGAGTACTGGAATTCGGCATCTTTAAGGTGTTTCAAAATGTTTTGAAAACCGGAAAACCGGAGCATTTTCCTGTATCAGTTTACAAAGATGAAAGAATTCAGGGATACAGGGAAAATTATGTGTATAAATTGTCATCGGGAGAAATTGTTGCAGTTTATCAGGATTTGACCGAACGTAAAAAAGTCGAAAATGAATTGGCAAAGCTTCAACTTTTATATGATGAAACTGAAAAGGCGGCTAAAATTGGTGGATGGACATTTGATATAGAAACGATGGAACAAACCTGGACAGATGGAATTTTTTGCATACTCGAAATCGACTTGAGCATGGGAGCACCTAAAGTGCCGAAAGGGATTACGTTTATTGATCCTCCTTATCGTCAAATGGCTGAATCAGCCATTCAGAAGTCCATAGAAAATGGTGAACCCTACGACCAAGAGTGGATAGTTACAACATCAAAAGGGAATAAAAGATGGGTGCAGGCTATTGCAAATCCTCATGTTGAAAATGGGAAAACGATTAAAATTTCAGGCTCATTTCAGGATATTACAGATCGGAAACAGGTTGAAGAAGCATTATCTAAAAGTGAACAAAAATTTAAAATGCTGGTCACCAATATTGAAGAAATTATTTATTTAGTGGATAAGAACGGTATATTTACTGTTTCTGAAGGGAAAGGGCTTGAAAAACTTGGACTTAAACCTGGTCAGGTTGTGGGAATGTCAGTTTTTGATTTCTATAAAGACTATCCTGGTATTTTAAAAGGAATAAAGAAAGCCTTAAATGGGGAAACTAACGGCATTGAGGTTCAAATTGGGCCAAATTATTTCACAAACTGGAGCACCCCACATTTTAATCCTGAAGGTGAAGTGATCGGATTAATTGGTCTCGCAATAAACATTACCGAACGTAAACAGGCAGAAATTAAGCTCCTGAAAGAAAAAGAATACTCAGATGAAATGATAAATGCGCTTCCCGGTGTATTTTACCAGATAAGCAATGAAGGTAAATTTTTAAACTGGAACAAGGATTTTGAAATAGTTTCAGGTTATTCTGCTGAAGAGATGAGCAAAATTAGTCCAATTGATCTATTTGAAGGCGAGGATAAAAAAAGAATAGCAGAAAGCATAGCACAGGTTTTTTCACATGGGAGTGTTTATGTAGAAGCGAATTTAACCTCTAAAACAGGGAGTAAAGTACCTTATTTTTTTACCGGAAAAAGAATTATGATCGATGCATTAGCGGTTTTAGTAGGAATGGGAATGGATGTTTCCGAATTGAAAAAGGCCGAGAATGAATTAAAAAAACATCGTGAACATTTAGAAGAACTTGTAAAAGAACGTACCAAGGATTTGGAAACTAAAAATAAAGAACTCGATAATGCCATGAAGGTATTTGTTGGAAGGGAATTGGCCATCCGGAATTTGCAGGATAGGATCAGGGCTTTGGAGGGGAAGTGA